CAGTACCACTTTTTTTAGTTATTTTAGTACTAATTTTTACGCTTAAATTTGATTTTTTAATTCATTTTAATACAAAAATTTTTGATAATTACTTTTTTCGCCATTTTATCGAAGCAATTTTTTACTCGCTCCTGTTGTTGCCTTATTCATATTTGTGTAGTTTTTTCCAAAAAATTTTTAATTTTTACCTAGTGAAGAAATGTAAAAAAAATTTAGGTAAATTAGATACAAATAAACAATTTGATTTCTTAGCAAATTTTGATTTTGAAAAAAATTATAATCTTATAAAGAAAAAAACGCTTATATTTGAATCAACGTAAGAAAAAAAGATAGATATAACCCTGATAAAATCATTGAAAATATTTTTGTTGTGATTGATGGTTTGTGATTAACTACTAGAGTATATTTGCCTTCCTATTATTTTAATATATTTTTACACGTCTTCTCATTTAATACAAGAAGCGCTGATTTAAATCCTATTATTAAAAAACGGCAAGTTCGTTTCTTAATTATTTATCTATTTTCAGTTTTTATAAATTTTATTATGTTTTGATACTCCTTTTGAGTATTAACTTATTCTTTTAGTGTTACGATTTCAGCATTTGATGATTCTCGCTTAATCATCAACCATATTGTTCTAGTTTTGGCTGCTATTTTTATAGTGCCGTTTATTCTAGACCGGCTAATTAAATTTTTTGTATTTAAAATTTAATTTTTTTAAGGTTTTAAGAATGTTTTAATTTTAACTTTAAATTAGTAGAAAAATCTAGACAACTAGTTTTTATCAATGATTTTGAATGCAATACTTCTGTTAATTTTTGGTATAATTTTAAATTAATTTTGTAATTTAAAAAAGTAAGAAATAAAAGTTTATTATGCATGAGAATGTTAGTCAAAAATTAAATGGGCAAGTTTTTACACCAGATTTATTGGTTGAGCTTATTTTAGACCAAGCTGGTTACAAAGAAAACATACTTAAAAAACATATTATCGATAATAGTTGCGGTAATGGTCAATTTTTAGTTAAAATTATTGAACGTTATTGCAAAGCTTTTTTTAGAGAAAATTCGAATTTAAAATCACTTAAGCATCAATTAGAAACTTATATTCATGGCATTGATATTGATGAAAAACATGTTAAAAATGCCATTTTCCGTGCCAATTTAGTCGTTCAAAATTATAAAATTGAAGGAGTAAACTGAGATTTTAAAGCTAAAAATACCCTTGAAATTGAACATTTTAACGGAAAAATGGATTTTGTTGTCGGAAATCCACCTTATATTCGCATTCATAATTTAAATAATAATAAATCGTTGAAAAATTTTAATTTTTCAACGATTGGCATGACAGATATTTACCTTGCTTTTTACGAAATTGGCATTAAAATGTTAAGTAAAAATGGAATTTTATCTTATGTTAGTCCATCTTCATTTTTTACATCCAAAGCAGGCTTAATTTTTCGGGAATTTTTATACAAAAATAAAATCATAAAATCAGTTGTCGATCATAAACATCACCAATTTTTTAGAGCAACAACTTATACAACGATTTTCACAATTGATAAATCGGCAAGAAATCAAAAGGTCGATTATTATAATTTTGACAATAAAACAAATTCAATTTTTCTTGTTTCTAAATTAGAATATGAACAATTTTATTTAGATAATAAGTTTTACTTTTCAACACCAGAAAAGCTAAGTTTTCTAAAGAAAATTATTTACGACAAGAAAAAAACTGATATTAGTGTCAAAAATGGTTTAGCAACTTTGGCTGATTCAGTTTTTATTGGTGATTTTAACTTTAATTCTGAATATATTTTGCCCGTTTTAAAAGCATCAAATGGAAAATGGGCAAAAATCATTTTTCCGTATAATACCAAAAATTTCCAAATTATTTCAGATTCTGAACTAAAACAGCAGTTAGAAATTTTTGAACATCTTAGTTTTTTTAAGGAAAAACTTCAAAAACGTAGCTTTGACCATCCAAATAAGAATTTTTGGTATAGTTTTGGACGAAGACAAGCTATTTCAGACACTGATAAGGAAAGGTTAGTTTTAAATTCATTAGTCAAAGAAAACAAACCCTTAAAAATAAGTTTAATTCAAAAAAACACCTGTATTTATAGTGGTTTTTACATTATAAGCGAGAAAATTGACTATAAATCAATAGCTGAAAAATTGCAAAGTGAAGTTTTTCTTAACTTTGTAAAATTATTAGGAAAGTACAAAAATGGTGGTTATTATACTTTTTCAACAAAAGATGTTAAAAAATATTTAGACTTTATGTTCGGGACGTAAATGAAAAAATTAAATAATGATTTTTTAGAAATAATTAAAGAAAGTTTTATAACTTATCTTCATAAAGGTTCGTCAAGATCAACTGAAAAAATAAAGATAATTCATAGTTTTGTTGCTAATTCAATGTTGCAAAACTTAGGTCAAGATTTTAAAATATATTCATTAGGTTTTGATAGTGG
This sequence is a window from Mesomycoplasma ovipneumoniae. Protein-coding genes within it:
- a CDS encoding Eco57I restriction-modification methylase domain-containing protein — protein: MHENVSQKLNGQVFTPDLLVELILDQAGYKENILKKHIIDNSCGNGQFLVKIIERYCKAFFRENSNLKSLKHQLETYIHGIDIDEKHVKNAIFRANLVVQNYKIEGVNWDFKAKNTLEIEHFNGKMDFVVGNPPYIRIHNLNNNKSLKNFNFSTIGMTDIYLAFYEIGIKMLSKNGILSYVSPSSFFTSKAGLIFREFLYKNKIIKSVVDHKHHQFFRATTYTTIFTIDKSARNQKVDYYNFDNKTNSIFLVSKLEYEQFYLDNKFYFSTPEKLSFLKKIIYDKKKTDISVKNGLATLADSVFIGDFNFNSEYILPVLKASNGKWAKIIFPYNTKNFQIISDSELKQQLEIFEHLSFFKEKLQKRSFDHPNKNFWYSFGRRQAISDTDKERLVLNSLVKENKPLKISLIQKNTCIYSGFYIISEKIDYKSIAEKLQSEVFLNFVKLLGKYKNGGYYTFSTKDVKKYLDFMFGT